The Brevibacillus humidisoli DNA segment GTCAGCAGCAACGGGCGGCGATCGCCCGGGCGATCATTCACACCCCGTCACTGCTGCTGGCTGACGAACCGACCGGCAACCTCGACTCCAAGTCGTCACGCAATGTGATGGAGACGCTGCAAAAGATCAATGAGACAGACGGTACCACGATGCTGATGGTGACACACGATCCGTTGGCCGCCAGCTACTGTCATCGCTTGATATTCATTAAAGACGGCCAGCTATACAACGAGTTGTATCGCGGCGAAAGCCGTCAGGCCTTCTTCCAGAAGATCATCGACGCGCTTTCGATGATGGGGGGGGACGTTCATGACCTTTCGTCAGTTCGCGTATAACAACGTTACCCGCAGCAAGCGAACCTATGCGGCCTTCTTCTTCAGCAGCGTGTTCTCGGTGATGATCTTTTTCATGTACGCCATGTTTATCTACCATCCGGGCATTGAGCATGGAGAAATTCACTCTTCCGCTGCCAAGGGCATGGAGGCAGCTGAATACATTATTTATCTGTTCGCTTTCTTCTTCCTGTTCTACTCGGTAAGCGCCTTTCTGAAGAAACGACAGAAAGAATTCGGCATCCTGTTTATTCATGGCATGTCGCGGAGGCAGCGGAATAAACTGATTGTGCTGGAAAACTTGTTGATTGGCATTCTTTCCATTCTCTTTGGGATTGCCTTGGGGATGGTATTCGCCAAGCTCTTTTTCCTGTTCGCTGCCTTTCTGCTCCATACGGAACCGCTGCCGTTTTATCTGCCGTGGAAGGCAATCGTCCTGACCTCAGCTGCTTTTTTTGCACTGTTTCTGGTCATCACCATTCTGACGATTCTCTTTCTCGGCAAACAACAACTGATCGAATTGCTCAAAGGAAGTAAAAAGCCGAAAAGCGAGCCAAAGGCGTCACTGTGGCTGTCGCTTTTGTCAGCCATACTGATTGGGCTGGGATATACAGCAGCCATTCTGGCAGAAGGGGCAGCTGTTCCTATTCTCCTTTTCCCCGTCAGTCTGGTTGTGATCGTCGGCACCTATTTTCTGTTTTCCCAATTGAGTGTCTACACAATTCGCCGGTTGAAGCGCAATCGCCGACTATACTGGAACAAAACCAACATCATTACCTTGTCCGATCTTGCCTTTCGGATGAAGGACAATGCACGGATGTTTTTTCTGGTCTGCATTGTCTCTACGGTTGCTTTCTGTGCGGTCGGGACGCTGGCAGCTTATGCCGGATCGATACGGGAAACAGCGATGGCATCTGAGCCGTTTGCCTTTTCGTATACCTCGACCACGGATAATCCCTATGTCGCGGAGCACCTGAAGATGATGGAACAGTCGCTGGAGAAAAATGGCTCGCCATACACCAAGCACTCCCTCATCGTCCGAATCCTGGACGGCGGGGAGAATCGCGCAGATACCGCATTGATCAAACTTTCCGATTACAACGCGTTTGCACAGGCGACTGACAACGAGCCCTTCACGCTGCAGTCAGGAGAAGCCATTGAATTGAACAATACCGGGATGCCGTCCGATCGGAGCAGCACCATCACGGTAAACGATGAGACGCTGCAGGTAGACCGTCAAGCCCTGAACATTGTATCCAATGGGTCCGGCACCCTCTATATCGTTGCCGACGAAGTGTATGAACAATCGAAACCATCCAGCGAGCTGATCAGTACGGGATACGTGGTGGAAAACTGGGAGGAAACGATGTCCATCGCCGAAGAAATGATGGAGTCCATCTCATCTGCCGACACAGGAGATGCCCATTTCTCAGCACGTGTCATCCCTTACCAGCAAATGCGGCAAATGGCTAACACGATGCTGTTTGTGGGGCTGTTTGTGGGGATTCTCTTCTTTGTCGCTTCAGGCAGCTTCCTCTACTTCCGGTTGTATACTGATCTCGATTCCGACAAACAGCAGTACCGAGCGATTACGAGGATCGGATTGACGGAAAGGGAATTGTCGCGGATCGTTACAATCCAGGTCGCCTTGTTGTTCTTCGTGCCCATTGTAATCGCGATCATTCACAGTGCGGTTGCCTTCGTTTCCCTGCAAAACTTGCTCAAGATGATGTTTGTCACCTCGATCGTTCAACCAACGGCAATTGTGCTTTGCAGTTTTCTACTGGTGCAGTTTTTCTACTTCCTGCTGATTCGCGGGCGTTACTTGCATCACTTGAAACAGGCAATTCGTTGAAGACAATAATAGGAAGCGGGCCGGATAAATGGATTCCGGCCCGCTGTTTATCAACAAATTCCGTTCAGCACGATCTCTATATACGTCTCTGTCAGTTCGTGGTCGGAGACGGGACCGTTAGGATTAAACCAATTGTAGCTCCAGTTGCACATTCCAAGAATCGCAAATGTGACCATATCGGCCCGCAGATCCTGCCGAAATTCACCGTTTTCGATCCCTATTTCGATAATTTTTTGCAGTTGTAATCGAAAGTCTTCTCTCTTTTTTTGATGATCGATAGATTCTCTTCGTGAAGATTACGCATTTCGCGAAAGAAAACGCGAGCCTGATGACCATGGGTTTTGATCTGTTTTAACAACAATTCCACATTTTCGAACAGCTTCGTTTTGCAGGTTTTATTTGTGTCAACCAATATTTCCTGCTGTTTCATCAAGAGTTCATCAATATATTTGGAGTGAATATCCATTAGCAACTGTTCTTTCGAATCAAAGTAATAGTAAAAGGTTCCTTTCGTTACACCAAGTGCATCGACGATATCTTGAATCGAGGTTTCACTAAATCCTTTCGACTGAAACAAGTGAATGCTCTGTTCCACAATTTTATTCTTCACGGTTGTGCCCCTTTCAACGAAAACGGAAACGATTTGCTTCTGGACCTCGTTAATATTGTCATCATTATAATACAAGGGTACACCACCAACAACAATTGAGAACCGCAGCCACAGATGAGATGTTCCCTTTGCTTGTCTAACCACGAAAACGATTCAGGGAATGAGCACAATCTTGCCTGTTGTCTGACGCCCTTCCAGCAGTTCATGGGCTCTTTTTGCCTCGGCCAACGGCATCCTCTCTCCAATGATTAGCTTTACTGTCCCCTCACCGACATATTGCAGCAATTCCTTCACACTCTCCCTGTACAAGACAGGATCCTGATTCATGTGCGGCAGCCAGAATCCGATCACGCTTGTGTTGCGATGCATGAGGACAGAAGGATCTAACTGCGTTTTTTCCCCGCCCGCTCGACCGTAAATGACCAGCCGCCCAAACGTTGCCAAGCATGACAAGCTTTTGTTGACATGATCTCCCCCGACCATTTCTAGAACGATATCCACACCGCTCCCCTCTGTCAGCTCCATCACCTTATCGTTCCAATCGGCATGAGAATAATTAACCCCGGCATCTGCTCCCAGTGCACAAGCAAGTTCCAGTTTTTCCGAACTGCTTGCCGCAGCAATCACTTGGCCTGCTCCCATCTGTTTTGCTAGCTGAACCGCCAGCGTTCCGACCCCTCCGGCTGCGGCGTGAACCAGCACGGATTCGCCTTGAGACATCCGTCCTGACGTCCGGAGGAGATGGTAGGCAGTAAGCCCTTGAAGCAGCAAGGCAGCCGCCTGGTCATCCTGTACATTCTCCGGTAGGGGAAGAACCTTGTGTTCAGATAGGGAGACATACTCTGCATAGCCTCCCTCATTGATTAAGGCCGTCACCCGGTCCCCCACCTTGTAACGGGTAACTCCAGAAGAAACCTCTACCACCACGCCAGCTATCTCTGAACCGGGAATGTACGGGAGAGGCGTTTTAGTCAAATATTGATTGCGGCGGCGCATCGTGTCCGCAAAGTTTACCCCTGCTGCTTTCACTTGAATCAACACTTCACCCGCTTTTACTACTGGAGTGGGAACCTCTACTACTTGTAAAACATCCGGATCTCCATATTCACGAAACTGGATCGCTTTCATGCGCTTCATCTCCCTAGTGAGTTGAGTCATCAATCATTCTCCACTCTATCCTACTTTTGCTCTATATCGTTTCAGTCCGATCAGTCTTCACGCTCCAAAATGGCGGCGATGCCTTGACCGCCTCCTATGCATGCTGTCAGCAAGGCGTAGCGACCCTGTATGCGGTTTAGTTCGTGCACGGCTTTTGTCGTTAAAATCGCTCCGGTAGCCCCCAGTGGATGACCGTGAGCGATAGCGCCACCGTTTACGTTTACCTTGTCTGGATCCATCTGAAGTTCCCGGTCGCAAGCGATCACTTGAGCCGCAAAAGCTTCATTGATTTCGATTAGATCTAGATCATCCAGGCTGAGACCCGACTTTTCCAATACCTTGCGCGTTGCCGGCACCGGCCCGATCCCCATTATATTGGGATCTACTCCTGCGATCGCCCGTTCTCGTACGACAGCCAAAACCTGCTGTCCCAGTTGTTCCGCCCTTTCCCGAGCCATGATGACGAGTACGGAAGCGGCATCATTTAAACCAGAACTATTGCCGGCAGTCACAGTCCCTCCTTCCTGGAAAGCAGGAGCAAGCCGTGCTAAGCCTTCTAAGGTCGTCTGTGGCCGGGGATGCTCATCCGTATCGAACAGATAGCTCTCTTCTTTTCCGTTTGGGATCGGGATAGGGACAATCTGATCTGCAAACCGTTGTTCCTCCATGGCGCGGGCCATTTTCTGTTGACTTTTCAACGCGAACGTATCTTGTTCTTCACGGCTAATAGCGTACGTTTTGGCAAGTGTTTCTGCCGTAATCCCCATGGGCGGATTTCCAATTTCACTCGGTGATAATGGAGGTCTGATAAATGCAGGCGGCTTCATACTGTACAGTTTTGCAGGTTTCTCCATCAAATAAGGGGCCTGACTATAACTTTCGACCCCTCCCGCAATATAAATGTCTCCGTCTCCTGCCGTAATCGCTTGTGCAGCCAAAACGAGTGCGTTAAGTCCCGACCCGCACTGCCGATCAACCGTTAATCCGGGAATGTCCAACGACAGGCCTGTCTTCAACCCACATAAACGGGCAATATTTCCGCCTCCACTCAAAACGTTTCCCAAAATCACATCATCAATCATCTCCGGTTTCAAATGAGCCCGTTTCATCGCTTCCTTGATCACGATAGCGCCGTATTCATGTGGGGGCATCTTGGCCAGAGCCCCGCCGTTTCTAGCGACTGCCGTTCGCACCGCTGTAACAATCACAGCATCACGCCTCATACTCCCAACCCCTTTCGTCGCTCATGCAAACTGCTCAACTGCGCAAATTTCTGCTGCACATAGTCCGCAAAAATGGTATGCTGCAAACAAATAACAAACTAACCAGTTGGTATGTTTTTGCTTTTTTAAACGATATGATGGTGGGGTGAAAAAATGAAGATCTTTTTCATTCGTCATGGAGAATCGGAGCACAATCTAGACCGCTCTCGAATGGCCACTATCCATGATTCCAAACACAGCCTTACCGAGCGGGGCAGAAAACAAGCGCAGACCACTGCGCAATTTATGAGCGAGCATGTGAAAGGCAGCGCCACCCTCTTCACATCCCCTTATCGAAGAACTGTAGAGACAGCCAGATACATAAACGCCTTGCTCCCCGAGAACACACCCTTCCATGAAAATCCTCTGCTAAGAGAGTGGGAGCTGGGAAATCTATACGATTTTCAGAACCGTTCCCCCGAGGCCAAAAGAGAATATAAAGCGGCAGGAAAATTTTACTTTCGGTATTTGAACGGGGAATCGCTGGCCGACGTATATCTTCGCTCCGCCCTGTTTATGCAAAGCGTTGTCCAACGACTTGTGCGGCAGCAATTTGACCATGTGATCGTGATTACGCATGCTGCCTTTATTCAGATGCTGCTCGGTTTTTTACAGAATTGGCCTGTTGAAAAAATGGAGAATTTTCAGCCTGTGGAACATGCTGCTGTCATTGCTGTACAAGAGACGGATGGAGAGTATCAATACGAAAAGATTTTTGTCCCTGTCATCAGTTGATCAATTGCAGCAAGGGATGACATCGCATGTTTCCGGCAATGAAGCGGCCAAGAGGCTGTTCGAAAGTTGTTCTTCTTTGGAAAAACCCGATGTCTTCCCCCATAACCCAAACCCCTATACGGACTCTCCCAGTCTGACATGCCCTTTTAACAAGTTTCTTGCGATGATTAGCCGTTGGATTTCATCGGTTCCGTCATAGATTCGCCATAGTCGTGCTTCCCGGTACCATCGTTCGATCGGAAGTTCCTTGGTATACCCCATTCCACCGTGAATCTGCAGAACGCGGTCGACAACCCGGTTTCCCATGTTCGCCCCATATAATTTTGCGATGGAAGCGTAGTGACGATTATCCATACCCTGATCCAGCATCCAGGCCGCATGGAACACGAGCCACTTGGCCGCCTCGATTTCTACGGCCGAATCTGCTATCATCCACTGAATGGCTTGTCGTTCGGCGATGGGCTGCCCAAATGTGACCCGCTGCTTGGCGTACTCAATCGCCATTTGAATCAGCCGTTCCGCTGCACCGACCGCTCTCGCTCCGACAATCCAACGGGCAAAACCGATCCACTCCAATCCAAGGTTGTACCCACCGTG contains these protein-coding regions:
- a CDS encoding quinone oxidoreductase family protein, with protein sequence MKAIQFREYGDPDVLQVVEVPTPVVKAGEVLIQVKAAGVNFADTMRRRNQYLTKTPLPYIPGSEIAGVVVEVSSGVTRYKVGDRVTALINEGGYAEYVSLSEHKVLPLPENVQDDQAAALLLQGLTAYHLLRTSGRMSQGESVLVHAAAGGVGTLAVQLAKQMGAGQVIAAASSSEKLELACALGADAGVNYSHADWNDKVMELTEGSGVDIVLEMVGGDHVNKSLSCLATFGRLVIYGRAGGEKTQLDPSVLMHRNTSVIGFWLPHMNQDPVLYRESVKELLQYVGEGTVKLIIGERMPLAEAKRAHELLEGRQTTGKIVLIP
- a CDS encoding histidine phosphatase family protein, whose product is MKIFFIRHGESEHNLDRSRMATIHDSKHSLTERGRKQAQTTAQFMSEHVKGSATLFTSPYRRTVETARYINALLPENTPFHENPLLREWELGNLYDFQNRSPEAKREYKAAGKFYFRYLNGESLADVYLRSALFMQSVVQRLVRQQFDHVIVITHAAFIQMLLGFLQNWPVEKMENFQPVEHAAVIAVQETDGEYQYEKIFVPVIS
- a CDS encoding FtsX-like permease family protein yields the protein MTFRQFAYNNVTRSKRTYAAFFFSSVFSVMIFFMYAMFIYHPGIEHGEIHSSAAKGMEAAEYIIYLFAFFFLFYSVSAFLKKRQKEFGILFIHGMSRRQRNKLIVLENLLIGILSILFGIALGMVFAKLFFLFAAFLLHTEPLPFYLPWKAIVLTSAAFFALFLVITILTILFLGKQQLIELLKGSKKPKSEPKASLWLSLLSAILIGLGYTAAILAEGAAVPILLFPVSLVVIVGTYFLFSQLSVYTIRRLKRNRRLYWNKTNIITLSDLAFRMKDNARMFFLVCIVSTVAFCAVGTLAAYAGSIRETAMASEPFAFSYTSTTDNPYVAEHLKMMEQSLEKNGSPYTKHSLIVRILDGGENRADTALIKLSDYNAFAQATDNEPFTLQSGEAIELNNTGMPSDRSSTITVNDETLQVDRQALNIVSNGSGTLYIVADEVYEQSKPSSELISTGYVVENWEETMSIAEEMMESISSADTGDAHFSARVIPYQQMRQMANTMLFVGLFVGILFFVASGSFLYFRLYTDLDSDKQQYRAITRIGLTERELSRIVTIQVALLFFVPIVIAIIHSAVAFVSLQNLLKMMFVTSIVQPTAIVLCSFLLVQFFYFLLIRGRYLHHLKQAIR
- a CDS encoding thiolase family protein produces the protein MRRDAVIVTAVRTAVARNGGALAKMPPHEYGAIVIKEAMKRAHLKPEMIDDVILGNVLSGGGNIARLCGLKTGLSLDIPGLTVDRQCGSGLNALVLAAQAITAGDGDIYIAGGVESYSQAPYLMEKPAKLYSMKPPAFIRPPLSPSEIGNPPMGITAETLAKTYAISREEQDTFALKSQQKMARAMEEQRFADQIVPIPIPNGKEESYLFDTDEHPRPQTTLEGLARLAPAFQEGGTVTAGNSSGLNDAASVLVIMARERAEQLGQQVLAVVRERAIAGVDPNIMGIGPVPATRKVLEKSGLSLDDLDLIEINEAFAAQVIACDRELQMDPDKVNVNGGAIAHGHPLGATGAILTTKAVHELNRIQGRYALLTACIGGGQGIAAILERED